The Humulus lupulus chromosome 3, drHumLupu1.1, whole genome shotgun sequence genome window below encodes:
- the LOC133825557 gene encoding uncharacterized mitochondrial protein AtMg00810-like, with protein MLKSKPNKTPIELGDKRKMFEGSPVDKGKYQQLVGKLICHSHTRPVIGFAVSLVNQYMHDPCQGHLNAVYRILRYLKQTPRKGLFFRKTTERKVEVFTDADWAGSVDDRKSTSGYCTMVWGNVTIW; from the coding sequence ATGCTCAAAAGCAAACCCAACAAAACTCCAATTGAGCTCGGAGAcaaaaggaaaatgtttgaaGGAAGTCCAGTTGACAAGGGGAAGTACCAACAGTTGGTAGGAAAACTCATCTGCCACTCACATACTAGACCTGTCATTGGTTTTGCAGTGAGTCTAGTCAATCAATACATGCATGATCCATGTCAGGGACATCTCAATGCAGTGTATAGAATTCTGAGATATCTCAAGCAAACACCAAGAAAAGGCCTCTTTTTTAGGAAGACAACTGAGAGAAAGGTTGAAGTGTTCACAGATGCAGACTGGGCTGGTTCAGTTGATGATAGAAAGTCTACATCTGGATATTGCACAATGGTATGGGGGAATGTAACCATATGGTGA